One genomic region from Spirulina subsalsa PCC 9445 encodes:
- a CDS encoding carbon-nitrogen hydrolase family protein, giving the protein MKSYLAAAIQMTSQPDLEKNLIEAEELIDLAVRQGAELVCLPENFAFMGEEQDKIAQAEAIAQKTEKFLHTMAQRFQVTILGGGFPILVEGTQKVYNTALLVDPNGKELARYYKVHLFDVNVPDGNTYRESSTVMAGKELPPVYHSDTLGTLGLSVCYDVRFPELYRYLAQQGAEVLFVPAAFTAYTGKDHWQVLLQARAIENTAYVIAPAQTGNHYSLRHTHGHAMIIDPWGMVLADAGDKPGVAVAEIDPARLAQVRRQMPSLEHRVF; this is encoded by the coding sequence ATGAAGTCTTATCTCGCCGCCGCCATTCAAATGACCAGCCAACCCGATCTAGAGAAGAATTTGATCGAGGCCGAAGAATTGATTGATTTAGCCGTCCGTCAGGGGGCGGAGTTGGTCTGTTTACCGGAAAATTTTGCCTTTATGGGAGAGGAACAGGATAAAATTGCTCAGGCTGAGGCGATCGCCCAAAAAACCGAAAAATTCCTCCACACCATGGCGCAACGCTTCCAAGTGACCATTCTCGGGGGCGGTTTCCCCATCCTCGTTGAAGGCACCCAGAAAGTCTATAACACCGCCCTATTAGTCGATCCCAATGGCAAAGAACTAGCCCGTTATTATAAAGTTCATCTCTTTGATGTCAACGTCCCCGACGGCAACACCTACCGAGAATCGAGTACCGTGATGGCCGGGAAAGAATTGCCCCCTGTCTATCATTCAGACACCCTCGGCACCCTAGGTTTATCGGTTTGTTATGACGTGCGCTTCCCCGAGCTATACCGTTATCTGGCTCAACAGGGCGCCGAAGTCCTCTTTGTTCCCGCCGCCTTCACCGCCTACACCGGAAAAGACCACTGGCAGGTATTACTACAAGCCAGAGCCATTGAAAACACCGCCTATGTCATCGCCCCCGCCCAAACAGGCAATCACTACAGCCTCCGTCACACCCACGGTCACGCCATGATTATCGACCCGTGGGGCATGGTTTTAGCCGATGCCGGAGACAAGCCCGGTGTCGCCGTGGCAGAAATCGACCCCGCCCGTTTAGCCCAAGTGCGGCGGCAAATGCCCTCCTTAGAACATCGAGTATTTTAG
- a CDS encoding proton extrusion protein PcxA, whose amino-acid sequence MNLKTLIRNLRRWYYDTPDRALDQAYRAARIIKTLEDEYFGGQKVARENGEHSERVFSYCQAEVQKQLKTARLRLTEFKATRRIINDPDLLNSPYYKAEIQKSSAIIIEKLNFIDEIFLRYNPPPEPDNTISVSAVKLPEYSANQSLDLIKPNPQPKAINPPKEPPNLQSASDKRGAVPRSILNTFSRIKREIDPNTSESEDEVVSKFRKARNRTASSIKFILLLIIIPLLTHQLSKNFIVKPIIQQQFFSHQQDIVFLNQDQQEEAFMELERFQRSLEFSRMIGVIPDISEEQIGEQVTQKAQELAEEFRERGADSVSNVFADLCSVGAFTWILLINQGEVANLKAFIDELIYGLSDSAKAFLIILFTDMFVGFHSPHGWEVILEGFAHHFGLPESRDFNFLFIATFPVILDTVLKYSIFRYLNRISPSAVATYKTMNE is encoded by the coding sequence ATGAACCTAAAAACCCTAATTCGTAACCTCCGACGCTGGTATTATGACACACCCGATCGCGCTTTAGATCAAGCGTATCGAGCCGCCCGGATTATCAAAACCCTCGAAGATGAATATTTTGGCGGTCAAAAAGTCGCCCGGGAGAATGGAGAACATTCCGAACGGGTTTTTAGTTATTGCCAAGCAGAAGTGCAGAAACAACTCAAAACAGCCCGTTTGCGGCTCACAGAATTTAAAGCCACTCGCCGCATTATTAATGATCCTGACTTACTCAACTCCCCCTATTATAAAGCAGAAATTCAAAAAAGTTCCGCTATTATCATTGAAAAATTAAACTTTATTGATGAGATATTTTTACGGTACAATCCCCCCCCAGAACCCGATAATACCATCTCGGTTTCTGCGGTAAAACTCCCGGAGTATTCCGCCAATCAATCCCTAGATTTAATCAAGCCAAACCCGCAGCCTAAAGCGATTAATCCACCCAAAGAACCCCCAAATCTACAAAGTGCCTCCGATAAACGGGGAGCAGTTCCTCGCTCTATTTTAAACACCTTTAGCCGCATCAAACGGGAAATTGACCCCAACACCTCCGAATCCGAAGATGAAGTTGTGAGCAAGTTTCGCAAAGCTCGCAATCGCACCGCCAGTTCTATTAAGTTTATCTTGTTGCTGATTATTATTCCTCTGCTCACCCATCAATTGAGCAAAAACTTTATAGTTAAACCGATTATTCAACAGCAATTTTTCTCCCATCAACAGGATATTGTATTTTTAAATCAAGACCAGCAAGAAGAAGCGTTTATGGAACTAGAACGGTTTCAACGTAGCTTAGAGTTTAGTCGGATGATTGGGGTAATACCGGATATTTCCGAGGAACAAATAGGAGAACAAGTGACGCAGAAAGCACAAGAATTAGCCGAAGAGTTTCGAGAACGTGGGGCGGATTCTGTTTCTAATGTCTTTGCGGATCTCTGTTCTGTAGGTGCGTTTACTTGGATTCTCTTGATTAATCAAGGAGAAGTTGCGAATTTAAAGGCTTTTATTGATGAGTTGATTTATGGTTTAAGTGATTCAGCAAAAGCATTTTTAATTATTTTGTTTACAGATATGTTTGTAGGATTCCACTCTCCTCACGGCTGGGAAGTGATTCTAGAGGGGTTTGCTCATCATTTTGGTTTACCGGAAAGCCGAGATTTCAATTTTCTGTTTATTGCTACATTTCCGGTTATTTTAGATACGGTGTTAAAGTATTCAATTTTCCGCTATCTTAACCGCATTTCTCCCTCTGCGGTGGCGACTTATAAGACGATGAATGAGTAA
- a CDS encoding NUDIX domain-containing protein, giving the protein MTKLFPLTTVGALVVKPDQQVLIVQTTKWRGTWGVPGGKVDWGESLVEALIREFQEEVGLQLKNIQFALCQEAILDPQFHKEAHFIMMNYYAFSESDVIIPNHEIEEWAWVDPEQALDYPLNSYTRILIENYIENCTDTEGR; this is encoded by the coding sequence ATGACAAAACTGTTTCCCTTGACAACTGTTGGGGCATTAGTGGTTAAACCAGATCAACAAGTTCTCATCGTTCAAACAACAAAATGGCGAGGGACTTGGGGGGTTCCGGGGGGTAAAGTAGACTGGGGAGAAAGCTTAGTAGAGGCTCTTATTCGAGAGTTTCAAGAGGAAGTGGGTTTGCAACTCAAAAATATCCAGTTTGCTTTGTGTCAAGAGGCGATTTTAGATCCCCAATTTCATAAGGAAGCCCATTTTATTATGATGAATTACTACGCTTTTTCTGAAAGTGATGTGATTATACCCAATCATGAGATTGAGGAGTGGGCTTGGGTCGATCCTGAGCAGGCTTTAGATTATCCTTTAAATAGTTATACCAGAATTTTAATTGAAAATTATATTGAAAATTGTACGGACACCGAGGGAAGGTAA
- the purN gene encoding phosphoribosylglycinamide formyltransferase yields the protein MMEQTPSFISPPLLFEDLQLPETLKLGVLASGSGSNFEAIAHSIAQGQLNAQIQVLVYNKPKAKARERAERLGIPAILLNHRHFPSREALDHKIVQTFKQHDVEWVIMAGWMRIVTPVLLDAYSDRVLNIHPSLLPSFPGVDGVEQALAAGVKVTGCTVHIAREEVDSGPILMQAAVPILPQDTSDTLHARIQVQEHLIFPRAIALAALQYSQ from the coding sequence ATGATGGAGCAAACGCCGAGTTTTATCTCCCCTCCCCTACTTTTCGAAGACCTACAACTCCCGGAAACCCTGAAGCTCGGAGTTCTGGCCTCGGGTAGTGGAAGTAATTTTGAAGCGATCGCCCATTCCATCGCCCAAGGTCAACTCAACGCCCAAATCCAAGTTCTGGTCTACAACAAACCCAAAGCCAAAGCCCGAGAACGAGCCGAACGTTTAGGGATTCCCGCCATTCTGCTCAATCATCGCCACTTCCCCAGTCGAGAAGCCCTCGATCACAAGATTGTCCAAACCTTTAAACAGCATGACGTGGAATGGGTGATTATGGCCGGGTGGATGCGCATTGTCACCCCCGTATTATTGGATGCCTATAGCGATCGCGTCCTCAACATCCACCCCAGCCTACTCCCCAGTTTCCCGGGCGTAGACGGCGTAGAACAAGCCCTCGCCGCCGGAGTCAAAGTCACAGGCTGCACCGTCCACATCGCCAGAGAAGAAGTCGATAGCGGCCCCATCCTCATGCAGGCCGCCGTTCCCATCCTCCCCCAGGACACATCCGACACCCTCCACGCCCGGATCCAAGTGCAAGAGCATCTAATCTTTCCCCGTGCGATCGCCCTAGCCGCCTTGCAATACAGCCAATAA
- a CDS encoding peroxiredoxin: MEGCLRVGQIAPEFSATAVIDQEFKTIKLSDYRGKYVILFFYPLNFTFVCPTEITAFSDRANEFTTLKTQILGVSVDSAFSHLAWMQTERNQGGIGNITYPLISDIKKDISTAYNVLDPDAGVAMRGLFIIDKDGIIQHSTINNLSFGRSVDETLRTLKAIQYVQTHSDEVCPAGWQEGDKTIVSDPKKSKVYFSAI, encoded by the coding sequence ATGGAAGGATGTTTACGAGTCGGACAAATTGCCCCAGAATTTAGCGCAACCGCCGTCATAGACCAAGAATTTAAAACCATTAAACTCTCCGACTACCGGGGGAAATACGTCATCCTCTTCTTCTACCCCCTCAACTTCACCTTCGTTTGTCCCACCGAAATTACAGCCTTTAGCGATCGCGCCAACGAATTCACCACCCTGAAAACCCAAATTCTCGGCGTATCCGTCGATAGCGCCTTCTCCCATCTCGCTTGGATGCAAACCGAACGCAACCAAGGCGGCATCGGCAACATCACCTATCCCCTCATCTCCGACATCAAAAAAGACATCAGCACCGCCTACAACGTCCTAGACCCCGACGCAGGAGTAGCCATGCGAGGCCTCTTCATCATCGACAAAGACGGCATCATCCAACACTCCACCATCAACAACCTCTCCTTCGGCCGCAGCGTAGACGAAACCCTCCGCACCCTCAAAGCCATTCAATACGTCCAAACCCACTCCGACGAAGTATGCCCAGCCGGATGGCAAGAAGGAGACAAAACCATCGTCTCCGACCCCAAAAAATCCAAAGTCTACTTTTCCGCCATCTGA
- a CDS encoding peroxiredoxin family protein, giving the protein MLTSTDFRGLLNPRFFSNLLPIPATSPLLLGRKTPDFLLPDIRNKTTLRLSDYKNQQTVILAFTRIFTEKQYCPLCYPHIKALNETYEQFTAKGVEILMITSTDNRQSQKVVQDLNLKMPLLSNPSCDVFRSYQVGQALGAPLPAQFIIDSQGILRYKHLFSFLEPNASLEKLLSQLDQ; this is encoded by the coding sequence ATGCTCACCTCCACCGACTTCCGAGGCCTCCTAAACCCCCGCTTCTTCTCCAACCTCCTCCCCATCCCCGCCACCAGTCCCCTCCTCCTCGGTCGTAAAACCCCCGACTTCCTACTCCCCGATATCCGCAACAAAACCACCCTAAGACTCTCCGACTACAAAAACCAACAAACCGTCATCCTCGCCTTTACCCGCATCTTTACCGAAAAACAATACTGTCCCCTCTGTTATCCCCACATCAAAGCCCTTAACGAAACCTACGAACAATTCACCGCCAAAGGAGTCGAAATCCTGATGATTACCAGCACCGACAATCGACAAAGCCAAAAAGTCGTTCAGGATCTCAACCTAAAAATGCCCCTCCTCAGTAACCCCAGTTGCGACGTCTTCCGCAGTTACCAAGTCGGCCAAGCCCTAGGCGCCCCCCTTCCCGCCCAATTCATCATCGACAGCCAAGGCATCCTACGTTACAAACACCTCTTTTCCTTCCTAGAACCCAACGCCAGCCTAGAAAAACTCCTCAGCCAGCTAGACCAATAA
- a CDS encoding chorismate lyase, translating to MKPQSSLILESTWHALSPLWQGGAEVIQQGLPHNQLAPAWQILLLGDGSPTRHLTLLTREKIEVDVIDMSLIGMDNDKAPPLIEAVPSPRLRRQVWLRTASGQRLAYATSWWDGSQVDDYLQNRALPIWDNLSHLHSELYRDIQGVYFGHSEPLEEAFQEKGPFWGRHYLFWHSGQPLTLIYEVFSPYLRKYLGKSH from the coding sequence TTGAAACCCCAAAGCAGCCTAATCCTAGAAAGCACTTGGCACGCCCTCAGCCCTCTGTGGCAAGGGGGGGCGGAAGTCATTCAACAAGGACTTCCCCACAACCAACTCGCCCCCGCCTGGCAGATTTTACTCCTTGGGGATGGTTCACCGACCCGCCATCTGACCTTACTGACTCGGGAGAAAATCGAAGTGGATGTGATTGATATGTCCCTCATTGGCATGGACAATGACAAGGCTCCGCCCCTGATTGAGGCGGTACCTAGCCCTCGCTTACGGCGACAAGTTTGGTTACGCACGGCATCAGGTCAACGTTTAGCCTATGCGACTTCTTGGTGGGATGGTAGCCAAGTGGATGATTACCTCCAAAACCGCGCTCTTCCCATTTGGGATAACCTCTCACATCTCCATAGTGAGTTATATCGGGATATTCAAGGGGTTTACTTTGGGCATTCTGAACCGTTAGAAGAAGCTTTCCAGGAGAAAGGGCCTTTTTGGGGTCGTCATTACCTGTTTTGGCATAGTGGACAACCTCTCACCTTGATTTATGAAGTTTTTTCCCCCTATTTACGGAAATACTTAGGGAAAAGTCACTGA